A single window of Mycobacterium sp. ITM-2016-00318 DNA harbors:
- the pks13 gene encoding polyketide synthase Pks13 (Pks13 is a key enzyme in mycolic acid biosynthesis.) — translation MTVTEMREWLRNWVSNATGQAPDAIDDSAPMVELGLSSRDAVAMASDIEDLTGVTLTATVAFRHPTIDSLATVIVEGEPEVDLTGDDMDWSRDREVDDIAIVGLATRFPGDMNTPDETWQALLEGRSGISDLPEGRWVEFLHEPRIAERVAKARTRGGYLSDIKGFDAEFFALSKMEADNIDPQQRMALELTWEALENGRIPASSLRGKSVGVFIGSSTNDYSFLAMSDPSVAHPYAITGTASSIIANRVSYFYDFRGPSVAVDTACSSSLVAAHQGVQALRTGEADVVVVGGVNALITPLVTVGFDEVGGVLAPDGLIKSFSADADGYARSEGGGMLVFKRVADARRDGDEILAVIAGSAVNHDGRSNGLLAPNPDAQAEVLRKAYKNAGIDPRTVDYIEAHGTGTILGDPIEADALGRVVGRGRPVDKPALLGAVKSNVGHLESAAGAASLAKMTLALRNDKLPPSINYSGPNPYIDFEGVRLKVADTVTDWPRYSGHAIAGVSGFGFGGANAHLVLREVLPSDLVEPQPETEDVAAGKHAAPEADAVYVGGVRMDEYGEFIDEAENEGAEFFGQHAYETDGGEGAAELPGMTDEAKRLLEVAREELEAEQPPTPVVPLAVSAFLTSRKKLAAAELADWMDSPEGRESSLESIGRSLSRRNHGRSRAVVMAHDHDEAIKGLRAVADGKQSPNVYSADGPVSNGPVWVLAGFGAQHRKMAKSLYLRNEVFAEWINKVDALVQDELGYSVVELILDDSQDYGIETTQVTIFAIQVALGELLRHHGAKPGAVVGQSLGEAAAAYFAGGLTLADATRTICSRSHLMGEGEAMLFGEYIRLMALVEYSADEIKTVFSDYPDLEVCVYAAPTQTVIGGPPEQVDAIIERAEKEGKFARKFQTKGASHTQQMDPLLGELAAELQGIEPRPLTMGYFSTVHEGSYLRPGGEPIHDVDYWKKGLRHSVYFTHGIRNAVDNGHTTFLELAPNPVALMQVGLTTAAAGLHDAQLIATLARKQDEVDSMTAAMAQLFVHGHDLDFTTLFPRKSRGLAGALDYANIPLTRFRRKPHWLEAKFTGDSSTSMPGNHVATPDGRHVWEYFPKDGASDLAGLVKAAASQVLPDAKLTASEQRAVPGAGARLVTTLTRHPGGASVQVHARIDESFTLVYDAVVSRDGQAGALPAAVATGVAVAAAPAEVSHQEEEDDAEILSDHLTRGANLGAGFEKWSPDSGETIHDRLGAIVGGAMGYEPEDLPWEVPLIELGLDSLMAVRIKNRVEYDFDLPPIQLTAVRDANLYNVESLIQYAIEHRDEVEDLAEHQKTQTPEEIAAEQAAVLSGANLTTATTPVADPQAEPETQSDAPVSDVPIPPPPTDPSGPGANGDKPSAAGLAAQVLTQEAVTEALGADVPPREAAERVTFATWAIVTGKSPGGIFNALPTVDDETAEKIAARLTERAEGTITADDVKNSPTIEALATIVREHLEAGELDGFVRTLRAPKQGSKAVPVFVFHPAGGSTVVYEPLLNRLPADTPVYGIERVEGSVEERAAEYVPKLLEMHDGPFILAGWSLGGAMAYACAIGLKQAGADVRFVGLIDTVRAGEEVPQTKEETRARWDRYARFAERTFNVQVPAIPYEQLEELDDDGQVQFVLEAVKASGVEIPGGVIEHQRTSYLDNRLLETAEIKPYDGHVTLYMADRYHDDAIFFEPRYATRKPDGGWGEFVSDLEVVPIGGEHIQAIDEPYIAKVGAHMSEAINRIQASRKDQEKQAK, via the coding sequence ATGACGGTGACGGAGATGCGCGAGTGGCTCCGCAACTGGGTCTCCAACGCGACGGGCCAGGCTCCCGACGCGATCGACGACTCCGCCCCGATGGTGGAGCTCGGCCTGTCCTCGCGCGACGCGGTGGCGATGGCCAGCGACATCGAGGACCTCACCGGGGTGACGCTGACGGCGACCGTCGCGTTCCGCCATCCGACGATCGATTCGCTGGCGACGGTGATCGTCGAGGGCGAGCCGGAGGTCGACCTCACAGGCGACGATATGGACTGGTCCCGCGACCGCGAAGTCGACGACATCGCGATCGTCGGGCTGGCCACCAGGTTCCCCGGCGATATGAACACGCCCGACGAGACGTGGCAGGCGCTACTGGAGGGCCGGTCAGGCATCAGCGATCTGCCCGAGGGCCGGTGGGTGGAGTTCCTCCACGAGCCGCGGATCGCCGAACGCGTCGCCAAGGCGCGCACCCGCGGCGGATATCTCTCCGACATAAAGGGTTTCGACGCCGAGTTCTTCGCGTTGTCGAAGATGGAGGCCGACAACATCGATCCGCAGCAGCGGATGGCGCTCGAGCTGACGTGGGAAGCGCTGGAGAACGGCCGCATCCCGGCCTCGTCGCTGCGCGGTAAGAGCGTCGGCGTATTCATCGGCAGCTCGACCAACGACTACAGCTTCCTGGCGATGTCGGATCCGTCGGTCGCGCATCCGTACGCGATCACCGGTACGGCGAGCTCGATCATCGCCAACCGGGTGTCGTACTTCTACGACTTCCGCGGTCCGTCGGTCGCGGTGGACACCGCGTGCTCCAGTTCTCTTGTGGCCGCGCACCAGGGCGTGCAGGCGCTGCGCACCGGTGAAGCCGACGTCGTCGTCGTCGGCGGCGTGAACGCTCTGATCACCCCGCTGGTCACGGTCGGCTTCGACGAGGTCGGCGGCGTGCTGGCGCCCGACGGCCTCATCAAGTCCTTCTCCGCCGACGCCGACGGCTATGCCCGCTCCGAGGGCGGCGGCATGTTGGTGTTCAAGCGGGTGGCCGACGCGCGCCGCGACGGCGACGAGATCCTCGCGGTCATCGCAGGCAGCGCGGTCAACCACGACGGCCGGTCCAACGGCCTGCTCGCCCCGAACCCCGACGCGCAGGCCGAGGTCTTGCGGAAGGCGTACAAGAACGCGGGCATCGATCCGCGCACTGTCGACTACATCGAGGCGCACGGCACCGGCACCATCCTCGGTGACCCGATTGAGGCGGACGCACTCGGCCGGGTCGTCGGCAGGGGTCGGCCAGTGGACAAGCCCGCCCTGCTCGGCGCGGTGAAATCCAATGTAGGCCACTTGGAGTCGGCGGCAGGCGCGGCCAGCCTGGCCAAGATGACGCTGGCACTGCGCAACGACAAGCTGCCGCCGTCGATCAACTACAGCGGCCCCAATCCCTACATCGACTTCGAGGGTGTGCGGCTGAAGGTCGCCGACACCGTCACCGACTGGCCGCGCTACAGCGGACACGCCATCGCCGGTGTCTCGGGCTTCGGCTTCGGCGGCGCCAATGCGCACCTGGTGCTGCGCGAGGTGCTGCCGTCTGACCTCGTCGAGCCCCAGCCCGAAACCGAGGACGTCGCGGCGGGCAAGCATGCCGCTCCTGAGGCCGACGCCGTGTACGTCGGCGGTGTGCGGATGGACGAATACGGCGAGTTCATCGACGAGGCCGAGAACGAAGGCGCCGAGTTCTTCGGCCAGCATGCCTACGAGACCGACGGCGGTGAAGGTGCGGCCGAACTGCCGGGCATGACCGACGAGGCCAAGCGTCTGCTCGAGGTCGCCCGCGAGGAGCTGGAGGCCGAGCAGCCACCCACACCGGTTGTGCCGCTGGCTGTTTCGGCGTTCCTGACGTCGCGCAAGAAGTTGGCGGCCGCGGAACTCGCCGATTGGATGGACAGCCCCGAGGGGCGTGAGTCGTCGCTGGAGTCGATCGGCCGGTCGCTGTCGCGGCGCAACCACGGGCGTTCCCGCGCGGTCGTGATGGCCCACGATCACGACGAGGCGATCAAGGGACTGCGCGCGGTCGCCGACGGCAAGCAGAGCCCGAATGTGTACAGCGCCGACGGCCCCGTCAGCAACGGGCCCGTGTGGGTGCTGGCCGGATTCGGTGCGCAGCACCGCAAGATGGCCAAGAGCCTCTATCTCCGCAACGAGGTGTTCGCGGAGTGGATCAACAAGGTCGACGCCTTGGTTCAGGACGAGCTCGGCTATTCGGTCGTCGAGCTGATACTCGACGATTCGCAGGACTACGGCATCGAGACAACTCAGGTCACCATCTTCGCGATCCAGGTCGCGCTCGGTGAGTTGCTCAGGCACCACGGCGCCAAACCCGGTGCGGTGGTTGGCCAGTCGCTGGGCGAGGCCGCGGCGGCGTACTTCGCAGGCGGGCTCACGCTCGCCGATGCCACGCGGACCATCTGCTCGCGCTCGCATCTGATGGGCGAGGGCGAGGCGATGCTGTTCGGCGAGTACATCCGCCTGATGGCGCTCGTCGAGTACTCCGCGGACGAGATCAAGACGGTGTTCTCCGACTACCCCGACCTCGAGGTGTGTGTCTACGCGGCGCCGACGCAGACGGTTATCGGCGGGCCACCGGAGCAGGTCGACGCGATCATCGAGCGGGCCGAGAAAGAGGGCAAGTTCGCCCGCAAGTTCCAGACGAAGGGCGCAAGCCACACCCAGCAGATGGACCCGCTGCTCGGCGAGCTGGCCGCCGAACTGCAGGGCATCGAGCCGCGGCCCCTGACCATGGGCTACTTCTCGACCGTGCACGAGGGCAGCTATCTGCGCCCCGGCGGTGAGCCGATCCACGACGTGGACTACTGGAAGAAGGGCCTGCGGCACAGCGTGTACTTCACGCACGGCATCCGCAACGCCGTCGACAACGGTCACACCACGTTTCTGGAACTCGCGCCGAATCCCGTTGCGCTCATGCAGGTTGGGCTCACCACCGCGGCGGCCGGACTGCACGATGCGCAGCTGATCGCGACGCTGGCGCGCAAGCAGGACGAAGTCGATTCGATGACGGCGGCGATGGCACAGCTGTTCGTGCACGGCCACGACCTCGACTTCACGACGCTGTTCCCACGTAAGTCTCGCGGCCTGGCAGGCGCGCTGGACTACGCGAACATCCCGCTGACCCGCTTCCGCCGCAAGCCGCACTGGCTCGAGGCGAAGTTCACCGGCGACAGTTCGACGTCGATGCCGGGTAACCACGTGGCGACGCCCGACGGCCGCCATGTGTGGGAGTACTTCCCGAAGGACGGTGCTTCCGACCTCGCCGGGCTGGTGAAAGCCGCAGCGTCGCAGGTGCTTCCGGATGCCAAGCTGACGGCGTCGGAGCAGCGGGCGGTGCCCGGTGCGGGCGCCAGATTGGTGACGACGCTGACCCGTCATCCCGGCGGTGCGAGCGTGCAGGTGCATGCCCGCATCGACGAGTCGTTCACGCTCGTCTACGACGCAGTCGTCAGCCGCGACGGTCAGGCCGGCGCGCTGCCTGCCGCCGTGGCCACAGGGGTCGCGGTCGCCGCGGCGCCGGCCGAGGTCTCGCATCAGGAAGAAGAGGACGACGCGGAGATCCTCAGCGATCACCTCACCCGCGGCGCCAATCTGGGCGCCGGTTTCGAGAAGTGGTCGCCGGACAGCGGTGAGACCATCCATGACCGGCTCGGCGCGATCGTCGGCGGTGCGATGGGTTACGAGCCCGAGGATCTCCCGTGGGAGGTGCCGCTGATCGAACTCGGCCTGGACTCGTTGATGGCGGTGCGGATCAAGAACCGCGTCGAGTACGACTTCGACCTGCCGCCGATCCAGCTGACCGCGGTGCGCGACGCCAACCTCTACAACGTCGAGAGCCTCATCCAGTACGCGATCGAGCACCGCGACGAGGTCGAGGACCTGGCCGAGCACCAGAAGACGCAGACGCCGGAGGAGATCGCCGCCGAGCAGGCGGCGGTGTTGAGCGGCGCGAATCTGACCACCGCGACGACGCCGGTGGCCGATCCGCAGGCGGAGCCCGAAACACAGTCTGATGCACCGGTTTCCGATGTGCCGATTCCGCCGCCGCCGACCGACCCGTCGGGCCCGGGCGCGAACGGCGACAAGCCAAGTGCGGCCGGGCTGGCTGCGCAGGTGCTGACGCAGGAGGCCGTCACCGAGGCGCTCGGCGCCGACGTGCCGCCCCGCGAAGCCGCCGAGCGGGTCACGTTCGCGACGTGGGCGATCGTCACCGGCAAGTCACCCGGCGGCATCTTCAACGCGCTGCCCACGGTGGACGACGAGACCGCCGAGAAGATCGCGGCGCGGCTGACCGAGCGTGCCGAGGGCACCATCACCGCCGACGACGTGAAGAACTCGCCGACCATCGAGGCGCTGGCGACCATCGTCCGCGAGCACCTCGAGGCGGGCGAGCTGGACGGGTTCGTTCGGACGCTGCGTGCGCCGAAGCAAGGGTCGAAGGCCGTGCCGGTCTTCGTGTTCCATCCGGCCGGTGGTTCGACGGTGGTCTACGAGCCGCTGCTGAACCGACTGCCTGCGGACACCCCGGTGTACGGCATCGAGCGGGTCGAGGGCTCCGTCGAGGAGCGCGCCGCCGAGTACGTGCCCAAGCTGCTGGAGATGCACGACGGCCCGTTCATCCTCGCGGGCTGGTCGCTGGGCGGCGCGATGGCCTACGCATGCGCGATCGGGCTCAAGCAGGCGGGCGCGGATGTGCGCTTCGTCGGGCTGATCGACACGGTGCGCGCCGGTGAAGAGGTGCCGCAGACCAAGGAGGAGACCAGGGCTCGCTGGGACCGTTACGCGCGGTTTGCCGAACGCACCTTCAACGTCCAGGTGCCCGCGATCCCCTACGAGCAGCTCGAGGAGCTCGACGACGACGGCCAGGTGCAGTTCGTGCTTGAGGCCGTCAAGGCCAGTGGTGTCGAGATCCCCGGCGGGGTGATCGAACACCAGCGCACGTCGTATCTGGACAACCGGCTGCTCGAGACCGCGGAGATCAAGCCCTACGACGGGCACGTCACGCTTTACATGGCCGACCGCTACCACGACGACGCGATCTTCTTCGAGCCGCGCTACGCCACCCGCAAGCCGGACGGCGGCTGGGGCGAGTTCGTGAGCGATCTCGAGGTCGTGCCGATCGGGGGCGAGCACATCCAGGCGATCGACGAGCCGTACATCGCGAAGGTCGGCGCGCACATGAGCGAGGCGATCAACCGCATCCAGGCCAGCCGGAAAGATCAGGAGAAGCAGGCGAAGTGA
- the fadD32 gene encoding long-chain-fatty-acid--AMP ligase FadD32 — protein sequence MGFRNPFLKDGQIRFPDNGSLVLHVERWTKVRGDKLAYRFLDFSTEREGVARDLNWADFGRRNRAVGARLQQVTEPGDRVAILCPQNLEYLIAFFGTLYSGRIAVPLFDPSEPGHVGRLHAVIDDCHPSAILTTTESAEGVRKFFRSRPAKERPRVIAVDAVPDEVGATWEPVKVEQDTIAYLQYTSGSTRIPTGVQITHLNLATNVVQVIEALEGEEGDRGVSWLPFFHDMGLITAMISPMIGHYVEFMTPAAFVRRPGRWIRAMARQPDDTGGVISVAPNFAFDHAAARGLPKDGEPELDLSVVKCILNGSEPISAATVRRFNEAFSPYGFAPQAIKPSYGLAEATLFVSTTPMGDHPRIITVDREALNTGTFVEVEPDSPSAVAQAGAGKVGVAEWAVIVDAETATELPDGQIGEVWISGQNMGTGYWGKPEETVATFQNILKSRTNPSHAEGATDDATWVRTGDYGAYHDGELYITGRVKDLVIIDGRNHYPQDLEYSAQESTKALRTGYVAAFSVPANQLPDEVFENAHAGLKRDLDDTSEQLVIVGERAPGSHKMDMAPVADAIRAAIAVRHGVTVRDVLLTPAGAIPRTSSGKIGRRACRAAYLDGSLRSGRVANAFPDETD from the coding sequence ATGGGGTTCCGTAACCCGTTCCTCAAGGACGGACAGATCAGGTTTCCCGACAACGGCAGCCTGGTTCTTCATGTCGAACGATGGACCAAGGTGCGTGGAGACAAGCTCGCCTACCGGTTCCTGGACTTCTCGACCGAGCGCGAGGGTGTCGCGCGGGATCTGAACTGGGCCGATTTCGGTAGGCGCAACCGCGCCGTCGGCGCGCGCCTGCAGCAGGTGACCGAACCCGGCGACCGGGTCGCCATCCTGTGCCCGCAGAACCTCGAGTACCTCATCGCCTTCTTCGGCACTCTGTACTCCGGCCGGATCGCGGTGCCGCTGTTCGACCCGAGCGAGCCCGGTCACGTCGGCCGCCTGCACGCCGTCATCGACGACTGCCACCCGTCGGCCATCCTCACCACCACCGAGTCAGCCGAGGGTGTCCGCAAGTTCTTCCGCAGCAGGCCCGCCAAGGAGCGGCCGCGTGTCATCGCCGTCGACGCGGTGCCCGACGAGGTCGGCGCCACCTGGGAGCCGGTGAAGGTCGAGCAGGACACCATCGCCTACCTGCAGTACACCTCGGGCTCGACGCGCATCCCGACCGGTGTGCAGATCACGCATCTGAACCTGGCCACCAACGTGGTGCAGGTGATCGAGGCGCTGGAAGGCGAGGAGGGAGACCGGGGCGTCTCCTGGCTGCCGTTCTTCCACGACATGGGCCTGATCACCGCGATGATCTCGCCGATGATCGGTCACTACGTCGAGTTCATGACACCGGCAGCGTTCGTTCGCCGACCGGGCCGGTGGATCCGCGCGATGGCGCGTCAGCCCGACGACACCGGCGGCGTGATCTCCGTCGCGCCGAACTTCGCCTTCGATCACGCCGCGGCGCGCGGGCTGCCCAAGGACGGCGAGCCGGAGCTGGACCTCAGCGTGGTCAAGTGCATCCTCAACGGCAGCGAGCCGATCTCGGCTGCCACCGTGCGCAGGTTCAACGAGGCGTTCAGCCCGTACGGGTTCGCCCCGCAGGCGATCAAACCGTCTTACGGACTCGCCGAGGCGACCCTGTTCGTTTCGACGACCCCGATGGGTGACCACCCGAGGATCATCACCGTCGACCGCGAAGCGCTGAACACCGGCACATTCGTTGAGGTGGAACCCGATTCACCCAGTGCGGTGGCGCAGGCGGGTGCGGGCAAGGTGGGTGTCGCCGAGTGGGCGGTCATCGTCGACGCCGAGACCGCGACCGAGCTGCCCGACGGCCAGATCGGCGAGGTCTGGATCAGCGGACAGAACATGGGCACCGGCTATTGGGGGAAGCCGGAGGAGACCGTCGCGACCTTCCAGAACATCCTCAAGTCGCGCACCAACCCGTCGCATGCCGAGGGCGCGACCGACGACGCGACCTGGGTTCGCACCGGCGACTACGGCGCCTACCACGACGGCGAGCTCTACATCACCGGCCGCGTCAAGGACCTCGTCATCATCGACGGCCGCAACCACTACCCGCAGGACCTCGAGTACTCGGCGCAGGAATCCACCAAGGCGCTGCGCACCGGGTACGTCGCCGCGTTCTCCGTGCCCGCCAACCAGCTGCCCGATGAGGTGTTCGAGAACGCGCACGCGGGCCTGAAGCGCGATCTCGACGACACCTCCGAACAGCTGGTGATCGTCGGCGAGCGGGCGCCCGGCTCGCACAAGATGGACATGGCGCCGGTCGCCGACGCCATCCGGGCGGCGATCGCGGTGCGCCACGGCGTCACCGTGCGTGACGTGCTGCTGACCCCGGCCGGTGCCATCCCGCGTACCTCGAGCGGCAAGATCGGCCGCCGCGCCTGCCGCGCCGCGTACCTGGACGGCAGCCTGCGCAGCGGGAGGGTGGCCAATGCCTTCCCCGATGAAACTGACTGA
- a CDS encoding DUF732 domain-containing protein, giving the protein MQQTVRRWPRWSSGVAVATSLVAPVTALLTGCTSGDGMLPTMSVPPSTMQSRAQPQKIVGPRAEGSQPTKLTVTAQQRSYLEALEAAGVRPSTDLLALSIGSYVCQARAAKQSEAAVRDYVTPLVRGDARSHQMNAIAPPPSEVDALTADYIRIATERLC; this is encoded by the coding sequence GTGCAGCAGACGGTTCGGCGTTGGCCGAGGTGGTCCAGTGGCGTCGCCGTAGCGACGTCGCTCGTGGCCCCTGTCACTGCGCTGCTCACCGGATGCACCTCCGGTGACGGCATGCTGCCGACCATGTCCGTGCCGCCGTCGACGATGCAGTCGAGGGCCCAGCCGCAGAAGATCGTCGGACCGCGGGCCGAAGGCTCGCAACCCACCAAATTGACGGTGACCGCGCAGCAGCGGTCCTATCTCGAAGCGCTGGAGGCCGCCGGTGTTCGGCCGTCGACCGATCTGCTCGCGTTGAGCATCGGGTCCTACGTCTGCCAGGCGCGCGCGGCCAAACAATCGGAGGCGGCCGTTCGCGACTATGTGACGCCGCTGGTACGCGGTGATGCGCGCAGCCACCAGATGAATGCCATTGCGCCGCCGCCCTCAGAGGTGGATGCCCTCACCGCTGACTACATTCGGATCGCTACCGAACGTCTCTGCTAA
- a CDS encoding acyl-CoA carboxylase subunit beta, whose product MTTKTTAELLSELHEKLELAKEPGGEKAVAKREKKGIPSARSRIHALLDPGTFLEIGALCKTPGDPNALYGDGVVTGHGRINGRPVAVFSHDQTVFQGTVGEMFGRKVAKLMEWVAMVGCPIIGINDSGGARIQDAVTSLAWYAELGRRHELLRGFVPEISIILGKCAGGAVYSPIQTDLVVAVRDQGYMFVTGPDVIKDVTGEDVSLDELGGADAQARYGNIHQVVDDEKSAFQYVRDYLSFLPANTFDDPPIVNPGLEPEITPHDLELDSIVPDADNTAYDMHEILLRIFDDGDVFDVAAQQGQAIITAFARVDGRPVGVIANQPMFMSGAIDNEASDKAARFIRFCDSYNTPLIFVVDTPGFLPGVEQEKGGIIKRGGRFLNAVVEADIPKITITIRKSYGGAYAVMGSKQLSADLNFAWPTARIAVIGAEGAAQLLVKRFPDPTAPEVQKIRADFIEGYNLNMATPWIAAERGFIDSVIQPHETRLLLRKSLHLLRDKQKHGRVQRKHGLTPI is encoded by the coding sequence GTGACCACGAAAACCACTGCGGAGTTGCTCAGCGAACTGCACGAAAAGCTCGAGCTGGCAAAGGAACCCGGTGGTGAGAAGGCCGTCGCCAAGCGGGAGAAGAAGGGTATTCCCAGCGCCCGCTCTCGCATCCATGCGTTGCTCGACCCGGGCACGTTCCTCGAGATCGGGGCGCTGTGCAAGACACCCGGCGACCCGAACGCGCTGTACGGCGACGGTGTCGTCACCGGACACGGCCGCATCAACGGTCGTCCCGTCGCGGTGTTCAGCCACGATCAGACGGTGTTCCAGGGCACGGTCGGTGAGATGTTCGGGCGCAAGGTCGCCAAGCTGATGGAGTGGGTCGCCATGGTGGGCTGCCCGATCATCGGGATCAACGACTCCGGCGGCGCGCGCATCCAGGATGCGGTGACCTCGTTGGCGTGGTACGCCGAACTCGGCCGTAGGCACGAGTTGTTGCGCGGCTTCGTGCCGGAGATCTCCATCATCCTCGGCAAATGCGCTGGGGGAGCGGTGTATTCGCCGATCCAGACCGATCTGGTGGTCGCGGTGCGCGATCAGGGCTACATGTTCGTCACCGGACCGGACGTGATCAAGGACGTCACCGGCGAGGATGTGTCGCTCGACGAGCTCGGGGGCGCGGACGCGCAGGCCCGTTACGGCAACATCCATCAGGTCGTGGACGACGAGAAGTCGGCGTTCCAATACGTCCGCGACTACCTGAGCTTCCTGCCTGCCAACACGTTCGACGACCCGCCGATCGTCAACCCGGGGCTGGAGCCGGAGATCACGCCGCACGACCTCGAGCTGGACTCGATCGTGCCCGACGCCGACAACACGGCCTACGACATGCACGAGATCCTGCTGCGGATCTTCGACGACGGCGATGTGTTCGACGTGGCCGCGCAGCAGGGCCAGGCGATCATCACGGCGTTCGCGCGGGTCGACGGCAGGCCGGTCGGCGTGATCGCGAACCAGCCGATGTTCATGTCGGGTGCGATCGACAACGAAGCCTCCGACAAGGCGGCGCGCTTCATCAGGTTCTGCGACTCCTACAACACGCCACTGATTTTCGTCGTCGATACCCCGGGCTTCCTGCCCGGTGTCGAGCAGGAGAAGGGCGGCATCATCAAGCGCGGTGGTCGCTTCCTGAACGCCGTCGTCGAGGCCGACATCCCGAAGATCACGATCACGATCCGCAAGTCCTACGGCGGCGCGTACGCGGTGATGGGCTCCAAGCAACTGTCGGCGGACCTGAACTTCGCATGGCCGACGGCGCGCATCGCGGTGATCGGAGCCGAGGGTGCCGCGCAGTTGCTGGTGAAGCGGTTCCCGGATCCGACGGCGCCGGAGGTGCAGAAGATCCGGGCGGACTTCATCGAGGGGTACAACCTCAACATGGCGACGCCGTGGATCGCCGCCGAGCGGGGATTCATCGATTCGGTGATCCAGCCGCACGAGACCCGCCTGCTGCTGCGTAAGTCGTTACATCTGTTGCGGGACAAGCAGAAACACGGTCGCGTACAGCGCAAGCACGGCCTGACGCCGATCTAG
- a CDS encoding cutinase family protein codes for MATNSRRKRHRLLALIAAGAMALVVALVVAVVWIMVRQPDKEETALPPSAVPPTSGPTGKPRPEFQDASCPDVQLISIPGTWESSPALDPFNPTQFPIALLLNVSNPIRGQFGTDRLEVYTVPYTAQFHNPLSSDGQMNYNDSRAEGTRNAVKAMTDMNNRCPLTSYVLVGFSQGAVIAGDMVSDIGNGRGPVDADLVLGATLIADGRRQTGVGLDVGPNPPGQGAEITLNEVPMLSSMGLTMTGPRPGGFGVLNDRVNEICATGDLICSAPEEAFSITNLPKTLEILAGGAGQPVHALYATTQFWNLGGQPSTAWTLDWTQKVIDNAPRPKHG; via the coding sequence TTGGCTACCAACAGTCGGCGGAAACGCCACCGGTTACTCGCGCTCATCGCAGCGGGGGCGATGGCGCTCGTCGTGGCACTGGTCGTCGCGGTCGTGTGGATCATGGTCCGCCAGCCCGACAAGGAGGAGACCGCCCTTCCACCGTCGGCGGTGCCGCCGACGAGCGGACCGACGGGTAAGCCCCGTCCGGAGTTCCAGGATGCGAGCTGTCCCGACGTGCAGCTGATTTCCATCCCCGGGACGTGGGAGTCATCACCGGCACTCGACCCGTTCAACCCGACGCAGTTCCCGATTGCGTTGCTACTGAACGTGTCCAACCCGATCCGCGGCCAATTCGGCACCGACCGGCTCGAGGTGTACACGGTTCCCTACACGGCCCAGTTCCACAATCCGCTGTCGTCCGACGGCCAGATGAACTACAACGACAGCCGCGCCGAGGGCACCCGCAACGCCGTCAAGGCCATGACGGACATGAACAACCGCTGCCCCCTGACCAGCTACGTGCTCGTCGGGTTCTCCCAAGGGGCGGTGATCGCGGGCGACATGGTCAGCGACATCGGCAACGGCCGCGGCCCGGTCGACGCCGACCTGGTGCTCGGCGCGACGTTGATCGCCGACGGTCGCAGGCAGACCGGTGTCGGGCTGGACGTGGGGCCGAACCCCCCCGGGCAGGGCGCCGAGATCACGCTGAACGAGGTGCCGATGCTGTCGTCGATGGGATTGACGATGACGGGCCCGCGTCCCGGCGGCTTCGGTGTCCTCAACGACCGCGTCAACGAGATCTGCGCGACGGGTGACCTGATCTGCTCGGCGCCGGAGGAGGCCTTCTCGATCACCAACCTGCCGAAGACGCTCGAGATTCTCGCGGGCGGGGCCGGGCAGCCCGTGCACGCCCTGTACGCCACCACGCAGTTCTGGAATCTGGGCGGCCAGCCCTCCACGGCGTGGACGCTGGATTGGACGCAGAAGGTGATCGATAACGCTCCGCGTCCAAAACATGGCTGA